A genomic segment from Lusitaniella coriacea LEGE 07157 encodes:
- a CDS encoding phytochelatin synthase family protein — translation MTYFLQLKPQSKMCRSLLFAASALGLCLTANSTISQTLPLTENLIDFNSIAGEELLIASQARRDYLPLSIQFETQENRAYCGVASIVMALNALAIPAPLAPEFGTNRFTQKNVLNEDTARVLTAEEIARQGMTLAQLGQLLATHPVTVEVYHGSDVTLEEFRKLAVRNLQETDNFVLVNYLRRTIGQERGGHISPLAAYNQERDRFLILDVSRYKYPPVWVKAEDLWKAMNTTDSVSGKTRGFVLVSRTQD, via the coding sequence ATGACTTATTTTCTCCAGTTGAAACCCCAGTCAAAAATGTGCCGTTCTCTTCTTTTTGCTGCAAGTGCGCTGGGTCTTTGTCTAACTGCAAACAGTACAATTTCTCAAACTCTCCCCCTCACAGAAAATCTGATTGATTTCAACTCAATCGCAGGGGAAGAACTTCTTATTGCCAGTCAAGCACGACGCGATTATTTACCTCTGAGCATTCAGTTTGAAACCCAAGAAAATCGAGCTTACTGTGGCGTTGCGAGTATCGTTATGGCACTGAATGCCCTTGCAATTCCCGCCCCACTTGCGCCGGAATTTGGAACGAATCGCTTTACTCAAAAAAATGTTTTGAACGAAGACACCGCACGGGTGCTGACTGCGGAAGAGATCGCACGTCAAGGAATGACTCTGGCACAACTCGGACAGCTTTTAGCTACGCATCCCGTCACCGTAGAAGTCTACCACGGTAGCGATGTCACCTTAGAAGAGTTCCGCAAACTCGCCGTTCGGAATTTACAAGAAACAGATAATTTTGTGTTGGTTAACTATTTGCGCCGAACCATCGGGCAAGAACGGGGCGGACATATCTCGCCTTTAGCCGCTTACAATCAAGAGCGCGATCGCTTTTTGATCCTCGATGTTTCCCGTTATAAATATCCCCCCGTTTGGGTTAAAGCAGAAGATTTATGGAAGGCAATGAATACAACCGATTCTGTTTCTGGGAAGACGCGCGGTTTTGTCTTAGTCAGTCGCACGCAGGACTAA
- a CDS encoding fasciclin domain-containing protein has protein sequence MANIVEIAVNTEGFSTLVAAVQAAGLVEALQSPGPFTVFAPNDAAFEKLPPGTVQTLVQNPPQLARILKYHVVSGKLEQSDLARLGTVTSLEGAPIPIDCSDAFEVKNATVLAANIEADNGIIHVLDNVILMG, from the coding sequence GTGGCAAATATTGTTGAAATTGCAGTCAATACTGAAGGATTTTCAACCCTTGTTGCTGCCGTGCAAGCGGCGGGTTTAGTTGAAGCGTTACAATCTCCGGGACCTTTTACGGTTTTTGCACCGAACGATGCAGCATTTGAAAAGTTGCCGCCGGGAACCGTTCAAACTTTGGTACAAAATCCACCGCAACTGGCTCGAATCCTCAAATATCATGTAGTTTCTGGAAAGTTAGAACAATCAGATTTAGCTCGATTGGGGACGGTGACTTCTCTCGAAGGCGCACCCATTCCTATTGACTGTTCGGATGCCTTTGAAGTTAAAAATGCGACGGTTCTTGCTGCAAATATTGAAGCGGATAATGGCATTATTCACGTTCTCGATAATGTCATTCTGATGGGTTAA
- a CDS encoding CO2 hydration protein — MSTTLTQAKIPPSKHEFSEIVHRLEAGGSMLPDTPENLMQIIGIYKAYAVPMDFYWRDLLYIAERVFLNPLPAFKYFLPQEYLDLHNHYAGDDADLRIWRGEATAHPELLEFMEKGETFKGSKLFHHLWHDRINMEFAEACMRAMLWHQGMGGRFYDYLEDPEYIANADRAIKAYFKGNPLMLGLHKLFPNMFYEKVRELSYYSNLGLFWEVMAPVFFEMSDIYDEGGFKGVPDAMQFLVNGIFAVAGRPIYHHVYIRGECYEIIPKSKGFTWLYEAALPYVEAVFYRTAPFRGTKSYNAQAQQVPDEQKDFHYGILYADVFPVGSAGIPPTLLMQDMFHFLPQYLLDYYQEYCRGEDDILIQLGITFQRSMYNVTSAVIQALRTALLYPLDDPNPKHLLKNRQFFEMQMDRFKRPEARLHDIQNQEYR, encoded by the coding sequence ATGTCAACAACCCTAACCCAAGCTAAAATCCCCCCCTCCAAACACGAATTTTCTGAGATCGTTCATCGCCTCGAAGCGGGTGGTTCGATGCTCCCCGATACCCCCGAAAACTTGATGCAAATTATCGGCATTTATAAAGCCTATGCCGTACCGATGGACTTCTATTGGCGCGACTTACTTTATATCGCCGAGCGCGTTTTTCTAAACCCCTTACCGGCATTCAAATACTTCTTACCCCAAGAGTATTTGGATCTGCACAATCACTATGCCGGAGACGATGCAGACTTGCGAATTTGGCGCGGAGAAGCAACCGCACATCCGGAACTTTTAGAGTTTATGGAAAAAGGAGAAACCTTCAAAGGATCGAAACTTTTCCATCATCTTTGGCACGATCGCATTAACATGGAATTTGCTGAAGCCTGTATGCGAGCAATGCTTTGGCACCAGGGAATGGGAGGGCGCTTTTACGATTATTTAGAAGACCCCGAATATATTGCCAACGCAGATCGTGCAATTAAAGCCTACTTTAAAGGTAATCCCTTAATGTTGGGATTGCACAAACTCTTCCCCAATATGTTCTACGAAAAAGTTCGCGAACTCTCCTACTACTCGAACCTGGGTTTATTTTGGGAGGTAATGGCTCCTGTCTTTTTTGAAATGTCGGATATTTACGATGAAGGCGGATTTAAAGGCGTTCCTGATGCCATGCAATTCTTAGTCAATGGAATTTTTGCCGTTGCAGGTCGTCCCATCTATCATCACGTTTACATTCGAGGGGAATGCTACGAAATCATTCCTAAATCAAAAGGATTTACTTGGTTGTATGAAGCAGCACTTCCTTATGTCGAAGCCGTGTTTTATCGAACCGCACCTTTTCGAGGAACAAAATCCTACAACGCACAAGCACAACAGGTTCCCGACGAACAAAAAGACTTCCATTACGGCATTTTATATGCCGATGTATTTCCAGTCGGCAGTGCGGGAATTCCACCAACATTGCTGATGCAAGATATGTTCCATTTTCTACCCCAATATTTATTAGATTACTACCAAGAATATTGTCGCGGTGAAGATGATATCTTAATCCAATTGGGGATTACTTTTCAGCGCTCGATGTACAACGTCACTTCGGCAGTGATTCAAGCCTTGCGGACGGCTTTGTTATACCCTTTAGACGACCCCAATCCCAAACACTTATTAAAAAATCGTCAGTTTTTTGAAATGCAAATGGATCGCTTCAAACGTCCGGAAGCGAGGTTACATGATATCCAAAATCAGGAGTATCGATAA